The following coding sequences lie in one Cannabis sativa cultivar Pink pepper isolate KNU-18-1 chromosome 5, ASM2916894v1, whole genome shotgun sequence genomic window:
- the LOC115716649 gene encoding uncharacterized protein LOC115716649 codes for MSLSLQAPPSSALSSSSIQGRRLSFSDGSRPSNFVICYKLPKQFPVIRASSGSSSSIDTGSGSELEAISTFSEIVPDTVIFDDFEKFPPTAATVSSSLLLGICGLPDTIFRNAVDMALADSECCKLENSELRLSCFSNKALVNVGGDLAKLVPGRVSTEVDARLAYDTHGIIRKVHDLLKLYNEIGVPPDRLLFKIPSTWQGIEAARLLESEGIQTHLTFVYSFAQAAAAAQAGASVIQIFVGRIRDWARNHSGDPEVDAALKRGEDPGIALVTKTYNYIHKYGHKSKLMAAAVRNKQDLFSLVGVDYIIAPLKVLQSLKESATTPGDKYSFVRRLSPENAARYSFSKEELTKWDQLSLASAMGPAAVELLARGLDGYVNQARRVEELFGKIWPPPNV; via the exons ATGTCCCTCTCCTTGCAAGCTCCGCCTTCTTCTGCGCTCTCATCTTCTTCTATCCag GGAAGAAGATTGAGCTTCTCAGATGGATCCAGACCTTCTAATTTTGTGATCTGCTACAAACTTCCCAAACAATTCCCTGTTATTCGAGCTTCTTCTGGCTCTTCTTCCTCGATCGACACTG GCTCGGGTAGTGAGTTGGAAGCCATCTCTACTTTCAGTGAGATTGTTCCGGACACTGTAATTTTCGATGATTTCGAGAA GTTCCCTCCAACTGCTGCTACAGTCAGTTCTTCCCTCCTCTTGGGAATCTGCGGTCTTCCTGACACCATTTTTAGG aaTGCTGTGGATATGGCTTTGGCAGATTCTGAGTGTTGTAAACTGGAAAATTCTGAGCTGAGGCTGTCTTGTTTTTCTAACAAG GCTCTAGTGAATGTTGGTGGTGATTTGGCAAAACTTGTCCCGGGTCGAGTTTCGACAGAAGTGGATGCGCGACTTGCATATGACACACATGGCATCATTAGAAAG GTTCATGATTTGTTGAAGCTTTACAATGAAATTGGTGTCCCTCCTGACCGTTTGCTGTTCAAAATTCCTTCAACTTGGCAA GGAATAGAGGCTGCAAGATTACTGGAATCTGAGGGCATACAAACTCATTTGACTTTTGTATACAG TTTTGCTCAAGCTGCGGCTGCAGCTCAAGCTGGTGCATCTGTTATTCAGATATTTGTTGGTCGAATCAGG GATTGGGCTCGTAATCATTCTGGTGACCCTGAGGTAGATGCTGCTCTCAAAAGAGGAGAGGACCCTGGGATAGCTTTG GTGACAAAGACTTATAACTATATCCACAAATATGGACATAAATCAAAGTTGATGGCTGCAGCGGTTCGAAATAAGCAGGATTTATTTAGTCTCGTAGG GGTTGACTACATCATTGCACCGCTGAAGGTATTGCAATCTCTAAAAGAATCCGCCACTACTCCTGGTGACAAGTACTCCTTCGTGAGGAGGCTATCTCCAGAGAATGCTGCCCGTTACAGTTTTAGTAAAGAAGAA CTCACAAAGTGGGACCAGTTGAGCCTTGCTTCAGCTATGGGGCCTGCAGCTGTGGAGCTTCTGGCAAGGGGACTGGATGGTTATGTTAATCAGGCGAGGCGAGTTGAGGAATTATTCGGGAAGATTTGGCCACCACCAAACGTGTAG